The genome window TCAATATGTTCTGACCGAATGGGCGACCGAAGAGGAGCCCCTTGGTAACCCTCGCCCTGACGCGCTGGAATACATTTCTGTGGATGACACCACTGTGACTGAAAAAGCGCTGTTTGGTGAACTGGGTTATCAGTTTAATGAACAGTTGGCTTTTACAGTGGGTGCTCGTTTTTACGATTACGATGTGAAATCGAAATCAGCATACGACTTACCCTTGTATAACTCGGTTTTTGAAGGTGCCCCATCCGACGCTATTAATCTGGTTTTCGAACCAGCAGATGCAGATGACAGCGGTAACTTACTGAAATTTAATACTAACTATAAATTTACTTCGGATGTCATGGGGTACTTTACCGTTAGTGAAGGCTTCCGTATTGGAGGTACCAACGGCGTAGCGCTCTGTGATGATCCACTACCAGATGACAAACAAGTGGTATGCGCTTTACCAAACGAGCGTATTTTCACACCAGACACCACCACTAACTATGAGTTAGGTTTTAAAACCACCTGGTTTAAAAACAAACTGCACTTTAATGCAGCTGTGTTTAATGTTGACTGGGACGATGCACAGGTTTCGGGTGCGACAGTCAATGGTCAGCAACCTATCATTACCAATGCTGCGTCTGCGAACTCCAAAGGTGTGGAAATATCGGCCCGGGCTATTTTACCTAATGGTATCAGCACCTACGCAACTTACGCCTACACCAGAGCACAGCTGACCAGCGATGCGCCTTTCCTGTTTGCGGTAGTGGACGATCAAGGCACCCAATTGCAGGACTATTACGATGGTAAAGATGGCGATCGTCTGCCGGGTTCACCTGAACATCAGTTCTCTTTGGGCCTGAATTACCAAACCGAAATTCTGGATGGTAAACAGCTGGATCTGACCTATGGTTTAACCTATCAAAGTGATGTGATTTCCAAAGTGGGTTTACGTGCTGATGGTGAAACCTTACCAGCCTACGCCTTAAGTAATATTGCAGCCAAACTGGCAGAAGAAGGCTGGTCTGTCACCTTTTACGTTGATAACCTGTTTGATAAATATGCTTTTACTTCAGTACGGCGTGATAAAGGGGATATTGGTCTGGCGACTTATCCTGATATGAATGTGAACGACCCAGCGTTACAACGTAACTACGGCCATTACATTTTAACCCCACGTACTTTAGGCTTGAAGTTTAACTATCAGTTTGAGATTTAAATTCTGCTGTAGTAAAACTGTTTTTTTGAAGGGCACTCTGGTGCCCTTATTATTAAGAGCGATATGACACAGATCCTGACCCCGGCCTTAGCCAGACAACATCAACAAGCTTTGCAACTTATCCAGCAACGCCGTTTAAAAGAAGCACATGCCTGCCTTGCTCAGTTGCTTGAACATCAGCCGGACCACGCAGACAGCTACTTTTTATTGGGTGTGATCAACCTCGAATATGGTCAGGTGCATAAATCTATTCGTTTAATGGAAAAAGCCGTCAGCCTGCATGCAAAAGATGAGTATCTGGCGCATTTAGCCAAATGCTACAGTCTGACCGGCGATTTAGAAAAAGCCAAAAGCATAGCCCAGGCTTTACCTGCAGAGGACATTCAACAGGCTTTGACTTTAGATACCTTAGGGGTAGCCTTAAGCCGTGTCGGTTTACATCAACTGGCGTTAAGTTATTTTCAGCGGGCCGTCGCTCTGCAATCTAACAAAGCCAGCTATTTTTATAACCTTGGTGTATCCCTGAAGTTTATTGGCGACTTCCCAGCCGCCAAAGCAGCCTTTGAGCAAGCTTTGCAGCTGGAACCAGATTATTATCAAGCCCATTACGCCTACAGTGATTTAGCGATGACTAGCGATGTATCAAGCCGCATCAGTCAACTGCAGCAAGTGAAAAGCAGATTACAATCGCCCGATGCCCTACTGCATATAGGTCACGCGCTGGCGAAAGAATATGAAGCCGTCAGTGATTATCCATCTGCTATGGCAGAGCTACATCAGGCCAAACGCATCAAGTCGCAGGCCTTAACTTATCAGGTAGAAGAAGATTTACCGCTCTTTGCTACTGCCATTCAAAACGCGTCTATACCTGTCGATGTCGCAGCCGGACACCCAAGTGCTGAGCCGATTTTTATTTTGGGTATGCCCCGTTCAGGTACCACCTTAGTAGAACGTATTCTAAGCAGCCATACAGCAGTGTTGTCCGCTGGTGAATTGCAGGATTTTGGTTTAGCCGTGAAAGAACTGACAGCAACTACCAGCGCCAAAGTGCTGGATACTGACACCTTAGCTGCGGCTTCAGAACTGGATTTTCATGCCTTAGGCCAACGTTATCTGGAACGAAGCAGAGTCATCACTGGCAACAAAGAGCGTTTTATCGATAAATTGCCGTTTAACTTTTTTTATATAGACTTGATTCGCCGTGCTTTGCCGAATGCCAAAATTATCTGCATGATGCGCCATCCGGTAGACACTTGCCTCGGCAACTACAGAGCCTTGTTTTCGCTCGGCAGCCCTTATTATCGTTATGCCTTTCAGTTAAAACACACAGCACGTTTTTATGCCGCATTTCATCAACTGGCATTGTTCTGGCAACAGCAAAATTTGCCGAATTTCCGGCTACAAAGTTATGAAGACCTGGTGCAGAACCCGAAGCAGCAGATCACTGAATTGCTTGAGTTTTGTGATTTGAGTTGGCAAGAAGCATGCCTGCACAGCGAGCAGAATCAGGCGCCCGTATCTACCGCATCTAAAGTACAGGTGCGGCAAGCGATTAACACTAAATCAGTAGGACGCTGGCAGAAATACCAGCCAATGCTTGAGCCTTTGCTGCAACAACTCAGGGCTGAAGGGATAGACTGCTAAGGCAAGTCAGATCTGTCAGAAGATAAAATAAGCGCCTTTCCGTAGTTTACCTGCCAGCCACATTCGACTGCTCCTTTCATCTGTGAAAGAGATAATCCCAAGTCTGACAGAGCTATGCTAGAGTTAAATCAACGGCTTAATCATTTTTCTTTACAGGTGTTCTGAAAAGTGGCGTAGACATCGGGGGAATATATGGCTTTTAGTTTAGCTGCAACAACTTTGACCGATACCGCAGTAAAAGAACCTGCAACTACTGGCCAAAGCCTACGGGATATTATCCAGTTAGCCAGCTACATTTGTGACGCCCCAGTGGCTATGGTTACAAAGGCTGACGACTCTGAGCTTAATCTCATCGCAAAACTTGGGTTTGATGGTGAGTCTATTTTGCGTAAAGAGTCTTTTTGCGGCTACGCCATGGAAGCTAGGGATGCTGTGATGGTGATACCTGACACAACTTTAGACAGTAGATTCAACACCCATTCTATGGTTGCGAAAGGGCCAAAATACAGATTCTATGCCGGCTCGCCTTTGATTGATCCCGACGGCTATGTCATAGGCACAATTTGTGTGTTTGATTATCAGCCTAAGCAACTGAACCAGAGACAAATTGACTCTTTACAAGCACTTTCCAGGCAAGTCATCGCCATGTTGGAGCTGACAAAACTGAGTGAACAACTGCACCAAACCAGTATGACGGACGCACTGACAGGGGTAAATAACAGAAGAGCTTTTGATCAGAGGTTTGAAGCTGAGTTTGCCCGCTGGCAAAGAACAGGTCAGCCTTTTACGCTGGCACTGATAGATATTGATCATTTTAAAAGCTTTAATGATAGTTTTGGTCATGCTGCAGGCGATCAGGCCCTGAGCGAAGTAGCCAAGCTGTTTCAGCGCCATTGCAGAAACTATGACTTTTTTGCCCGTTATGGCGGGGAAGAATTTGTGTTGATTTTACCTGGCACAGACAGAGTATCGGCTTACAAAACACTGGAAAAGTTAAGACTGGTGGTCGCCAATCATGAATGGCCACTGCGTCAGTTAACCGTCAGTATAGGTTTGGCCAGCGCTGAAAAGTTCAGTGATAAAAAACAATTACTCGAAGCTGCAGATCAGGTGCTCTATAAAGCTAAAACTCAGGGCCGCAATCAGACCGGTGTGTTCTCCGACAGCTGAACCCTTTGTCTGTTCATTGCAGAATCATAGCCGTCAATATGTTATCGGATACTACTCTGTGAGTGTGCTCCTGCCCTCCCATTAAAAAACACAAAGAGTAGTGGATGCAGGTTTTACCCTAAGCTGATAAAGCGCATGCAGACAACAATCCAAACTCTAAAGTAAATGATCATAGCTACAGGCTCTGGCTGTTCGGCCTGCCCTTCTTTTAAGACCTCAGAAAAACTGAGGTCTCCCTTCCAAAGATGCAATTGGATCAGAAATCAGAGTCAGAGCAGACTGTGTCTTGTCCGGTGCTTTACAAAAGCACCTAAACCTTAAACACATACTGGAAGCTGATGATAATGATCCCAAGCCGCTTTAGCCCTTACGTATTTTCATTTTTTATGTCGTTACTGATGTCCGGTGTGATGTCGTTTTGTATCACAACGCTGAATCTGGGTTGGGTGAATAACCTGCTATTGCTGTGGCTTCAAGCCTGGTCTGCCGCTTTTGTCATTGCCTTTCCGACCATAGTGCTGGTGACACCACTGGTACGCAAACTGGTTACTTTGGTGATTAGCACGCCTAAGCAAAACGGCCTGGTCTGACGGGAGCACTAGATCATGATTGAACTGCAACAACTGACAGCCGCGATACTGATTGGCACTGGAGCCACTTTAGTGATGGATTTATGGGTCTGGCTGCTAAGCACTGTGTTTAAAGTGCCTTCGATGAGTTTTTGTCTGGTCGGCCGCTGGATTGGCCATATGAGATCTGGAGTGTTCCGGCATCAGAGCATTGGCAAAGCTACACCCCAAACTGCAGAATGCCTGATGGGCTGGGTGAGTCATTACGTCATTGGTATTCTGTTTGCGCTGCTGCTGATTTTACCTAACGATGGTTTATGGCTGCAAAATCCCAGCTTGTGGATGGCACTGTTGGTGGGCGTGGCTACTTTGGTATTTCCTTTTTTCCCTGATGCAACCCGCCTTAGGTTCTGGCATAGCAGCATCCAAAACACCTTCACCGGCAAAAGCCCGCTTGAAAAGTCTGCTGACTCACAGCGTTTTTGGCCTTGGCTTGTATTTGTCCGGTCTGTTATTCGTTATGCTATAAACTTGTGTGTTCTGCCTTTTGGAGTCTGGTGTGTGGATATTTATCAGCTAAAAACCTTTGTCACAGTAGCGGCCGAAGGCAGTATCACTAAAGCTTCTGAACTGCTGTTTTTAAGTCAGCCTGCTGTCAGCGCCCATATTAAAGCGCTGGAGGATGAACTAGGATTGCAGCTATTTAACCGCACCGCCAAAGGCATGAGCCTGAGTGCTCAGGGTTTGGCCTTATTAACCAAAGCCGAACAACTGCTGCAACTGCAAAAGGAATTGCTGCTGGATGCCAAACGCTTAAAAGGCGAATTACATGGTTGTGTCCGGCTGGGATCCAACAGAGGATCCAGTGCGAAATTACTGGGGCAGCTGTTGAATCAGCTTTCAACGCTTTACCCGCAGTTAGATATCCGCATGCACTACGGCAGCTCAGCAGAAATACAGCAAGCTATAACGCAAGGCAAAGTCGACGCCGGTTTTTATACCAGCATCAAGCCTGATCAAGCGCTGCATCATATCGAAGTGGACAGCTATGGTATTTATATTGCTGCACCACCTGCCTGGGTGAATAAAGACACCCAGCCTGACTGGCAACAACTGGCCCAGTTGCCCTGGGTCTTACCAGAACCGGACACATGCTGTGGCCGTGCTGCGGCAGGGCTTTTCGCAAGCCATGCTTTTTATCCGGAAAAAGTCATTAAAGTGGATCAGGAACAGATGACCAGAGCTCTGATAGCCGGTGCTGTGGGCATAGGTTTATTGCATGCTGGCAGTGCTTTGGATGCTGAACTAAAAGGCGAAGTGCAGTTGCTTGGCCAAACCGATCAGCAGGTCAAACTATGGTTTTCCTGCCAACCAGACCGAATGCAGCAGCCTCAACTTAAAGCTGTGATTGAATTAGTCCAACAGCTGGTTGTTCAGCCCATTGAGTGCGATACACCATCAGAAAATCGATAAAAATTTATTAAGTCGCCCACACAGCGCGGTACTCCATCAGGAAATCGATAAAAATTTATTGAGTCGCCCAGACAGCGCGATACTCCATCAGGAAATCGATAAAAGCTCTTAGTCGCAGCGGTATATGCCTGTTGTGCGGGTACAACAAAGTAAAAGGTCGGGATCGGCCCTGATAAGGCGTCAGCACCTGCACCAGCTCGCCACTTTGCAGCTCTTTTTCAACAACAAATCTATAGGTCTGAAATAAGCCGGCGCCATTTTTAGCCAAAGTCACACCACCTAACACATCTTCCGACAGGCAATAGCCACCTTGCGCCAGAATTTCCAGTTCTTTGTCTTGATCCAGAAATAACCAGGGAATACGACGGCCACTGCTTGGCAATTCAAACTGAATGCAGTCATGCAAAGCTAAATCATCCAGGGTGACCGGAGTGCCTTTTGCCGCCAGATAAGACTTGGTTGCCACCACCACCAAAGCAGCGTCTTCCAGATGACGGGCAATCAGGCCTGAATCCGGCAAAGCTCTGACCCGAATAGCCATATCATAACCTTCGCTGACAAAATCAATGTTTCTGTTACTTAAGTGAATATCCACTTTGACATCAGGATGGCGGGCACGAAACAACGGCAATAAAGGCAAAATGCGATGATGACCATAAGTCGTGGGCAAACTGAGCCTTAAAGTTCCTGCCGCCTGACTTTGTTTCCCCATCGCCTCCCGCTCAGCTTCTATCAGCTGTGTCAGGGCCTGACGGCATTGCTCAAAATAAGCTCTGCCCGCTTCGGTCAGCCGGATACTGCGGGTAGTACGGACAAAAAGCCGCACAGCCAGACGTTCTTCCAGTCTGGAGATAGATCGGCTGACAGCAGCAGGCGTTACCCCTGCCTCCAGTGCTGCAGCACTAAAGCTGCCCGCTTCAGCTGCCAAACAAAACAATTCAATGCTTCCCAGCTGAATATCATCAAAGTGTCGTTTCATGATTTGTTACCCCATTTATTACACCACTTGTTATGGCATTCATTACACAACGTATCAACTGAAGTGATTGGAACCCTATTTTTGTAACTCTACATCACAAATATAGTAGTCGTCATCAGCTGTGGCGAAGACGATGTGTCAAACCACTACTGCAATAGCTTGGCTCCTTGTTCATCAGAACAGCATGGGAACAAGCCTAGCCCATTAGCAAAGTCCTCTATGGAGATGACGATATGAAAGCAGCAGTAATAAATAAATTTGGCGGCCCTG of Rheinheimera sp. MM224 contains these proteins:
- a CDS encoding DUF2938 domain-containing protein, with product MQPALGSGIAASKTPSPAKARLKSLLTHSVFGLGLYLSGLLFVML
- a CDS encoding LysR family transcriptional regulator yields the protein MKRHFDDIQLGSIELFCLAAEAGSFSAAALEAGVTPAAVSRSISRLEERLAVRLFVRTTRSIRLTEAGRAYFEQCRQALTQLIEAEREAMGKQSQAAGTLRLSLPTTYGHHRILPLLPLFRARHPDVKVDIHLSNRNIDFVSEGYDMAIRVRALPDSGLIARHLEDAALVVVATKSYLAAKGTPVTLDDLALHDCIQFELPSSGRRIPWLFLDQDKELEILAQGGYCLSEDVLGGVTLAKNGAGLFQTYRFVVEKELQSGELVQVLTPYQGRSRPFTLLYPHNRHIPLRLRAFIDFLMEYRAVWATQ
- a CDS encoding tetratricopeptide repeat-containing sulfotransferase family protein, with protein sequence MTQILTPALARQHQQALQLIQQRRLKEAHACLAQLLEHQPDHADSYFLLGVINLEYGQVHKSIRLMEKAVSLHAKDEYLAHLAKCYSLTGDLEKAKSIAQALPAEDIQQALTLDTLGVALSRVGLHQLALSYFQRAVALQSNKASYFYNLGVSLKFIGDFPAAKAAFEQALQLEPDYYQAHYAYSDLAMTSDVSSRISQLQQVKSRLQSPDALLHIGHALAKEYEAVSDYPSAMAELHQAKRIKSQALTYQVEEDLPLFATAIQNASIPVDVAAGHPSAEPIFILGMPRSGTTLVERILSSHTAVLSAGELQDFGLAVKELTATTSAKVLDTDTLAAASELDFHALGQRYLERSRVITGNKERFIDKLPFNFFYIDLIRRALPNAKIICMMRHPVDTCLGNYRALFSLGSPYYRYAFQLKHTARFYAAFHQLALFWQQQNLPNFRLQSYEDLVQNPKQQITELLEFCDLSWQEACLHSEQNQAPVSTASKVQVRQAINTKSVGRWQKYQPMLEPLLQQLRAEGIDC
- a CDS encoding DUF2798 domain-containing protein, giving the protein MIMIPSRFSPYVFSFFMSLLMSGVMSFCITTLNLGWVNNLLLLWLQAWSAAFVIAFPTIVLVTPLVRKLVTLVISTPKQNGLV
- a CDS encoding LysR family transcriptional regulator translates to MRYAINLCVLPFGVWCVDIYQLKTFVTVAAEGSITKASELLFLSQPAVSAHIKALEDELGLQLFNRTAKGMSLSAQGLALLTKAEQLLQLQKELLLDAKRLKGELHGCVRLGSNRGSSAKLLGQLLNQLSTLYPQLDIRMHYGSSAEIQQAITQGKVDAGFYTSIKPDQALHHIEVDSYGIYIAAPPAWVNKDTQPDWQQLAQLPWVLPEPDTCCGRAAAGLFASHAFYPEKVIKVDQEQMTRALIAGAVGIGLLHAGSALDAELKGEVQLLGQTDQQVKLWFSCQPDRMQQPQLKAVIELVQQLVVQPIECDTPSENR
- a CDS encoding sensor domain-containing diguanylate cyclase is translated as MAFSLAATTLTDTAVKEPATTGQSLRDIIQLASYICDAPVAMVTKADDSELNLIAKLGFDGESILRKESFCGYAMEARDAVMVIPDTTLDSRFNTHSMVAKGPKYRFYAGSPLIDPDGYVIGTICVFDYQPKQLNQRQIDSLQALSRQVIAMLELTKLSEQLHQTSMTDALTGVNNRRAFDQRFEAEFARWQRTGQPFTLALIDIDHFKSFNDSFGHAAGDQALSEVAKLFQRHCRNYDFFARYGGEEFVLILPGTDRVSAYKTLEKLRLVVANHEWPLRQLTVSIGLASAEKFSDKKQLLEAADQVLYKAKTQGRNQTGVFSDS